GCGGGGTGAGCAGCCAAGCTAAGTCCGGGGGACTTAGAAGAAGTTATGAGGGCATTGCCCTTTACGACCCACCCCAATCTCCTGGTGGGTTGTCAGACCTTTGACGACGCCGGTGTCTATAAGCTTACAGATGACCTGGCCCTGGTGCAGACCCTGGATTTTTTTACGCCCATCGTTGATGACCCATACCACTTTGGACGGATTGCGGCGGCCAACGCCCTGAGCGATATTTATGCCATGGGCGGCAGGCCGCTTACGGCCATGAATATCGTCTGCTTTCCGATTAAGGAACTGCCCAAAGATGTCCTTAAGGAGATTTTGAAGGGCGGGATGGAGAAGATTCAGGAGGCCGGCGCTGTCCTGGTAGGCGGCCACAGCGTGGATGATAAGGAGTTAAAATATGGCCTTTCCGTGACCGGGCTTATTCATCCGGATAGAATTGTTACCAACCAGGGCGCCAGGACCGGCGATAAGCTGATTCTTACCAAGCCTATCGGCACGGGGGTGATAGCCACGGCTATTAAAGGGAAGATGGCTGATTCAGTGTCTATCGGGCGCGTGATCGAGGTTATGTCCGCCCTTAATAATAAGGCAGCAGAGTCTATGCTCAAATACGGCGCCCATGCCTGTACGGATATAACCGGCTTCGGGCTGGG
This Thermodesulfobacteriota bacterium DNA region includes the following protein-coding sequences:
- the selD gene encoding selenide, water dikinase SelD; the encoded protein is MREEGISVSQDDLRLTEKVRAAGUAAKLSPGDLEEVMRALPFTTHPNLLVGCQTFDDAGVYKLTDDLALVQTLDFFTPIVDDPYHFGRIAAANALSDIYAMGGRPLTAMNIVCFPIKELPKDVLKEILKGGMEKIQEAGAVLVGGHSVDDKELKYGLSVTGLIHPDRIVTNQGARTGDKLILTKPIGTGVIATAIKGKMADSVSIGRVIEVMSALNNKAAESMLKYGAHACTDITGFGLGGHLLEMARASQCEIAISADSLPFLPGAREYALTGLIPAGSYAIKHFCEHSVGIDPGVEPVVVDLIFDAQTSGGLAFCLEASKAGACLKELREAGITDAAVIGEVAGAHPKGHLTIKK